One segment of Curtobacterium poinsettiae DNA contains the following:
- a CDS encoding YdeI/OmpD-associated family protein has product MRFTTTVLQARKTATGLPVPESVIEALGSGKRPAVVVTINRGYTYRSTVGVMNEQFLVPLSAAHREAAGIAAGDTVEVALEVDTLPRTVDLPEDLAAALQEAGVRAAFDTLSNSRQRALADPVTQAKAPETRARRIEKAVESLRG; this is encoded by the coding sequence ATGCGGTTCACGACGACGGTCCTGCAAGCACGGAAGACGGCGACCGGACTCCCCGTCCCGGAGTCCGTCATCGAGGCGCTCGGATCCGGCAAGCGCCCCGCGGTGGTCGTCACGATCAACCGGGGCTACACCTACCGGTCCACCGTCGGGGTCATGAACGAGCAGTTCCTGGTGCCGCTGTCGGCCGCGCACCGTGAGGCCGCCGGGATCGCCGCCGGCGACACCGTCGAGGTCGCACTCGAGGTCGACACCCTGCCCCGGACCGTCGACCTGCCGGAGGACCTGGCCGCCGCACTGCAGGAGGCCGGCGTGCGTGCGGCGTTCGACACGCTGTCGAACTCGCGGCAGCGGGCGCTCGCCGACCCCGTCACGCAGGCGAAGGCCCCGGAGACCCGCGCCCGCCGGATCGAGAAGGCCGTGGAGTCCCTGCGGGGGTAG
- a CDS encoding extracellular solute-binding protein, with amino-acid sequence MKRTRIIAGLAAVAVAAVGLAGCSSSGSASSDTIKIAYQKFGAFQQLDAQMKVVKKQYEKDNPGKKVTLVPIQAQGNDYYTKLALMNKAPATAPDVMYEDTFLVKADAEAGYLLPLDEYTDKWDEWDQFFDNAKQAGQGDDGKIYGVPMGTDTRALWYNKDIFKKAGLDVPWKPKTWDDVLAAAKTIKDEQPDVIPFNIYSGKAQGEASTMQGFEMLLYGADGPGNTLYKDKKWVTGSKQFEDSLKFVKDVYQGGLGPTPQQALDTNVGTTIAQTWLPKGKLAIDLDGSWQSGTWLKSGTAPWPEWNDVMGQAPMPTQNGQAPGYNSMSGGWTLAVGAKSKNPQAAFDFITSFLDKDGSLKYDTENSQIAVRKDVADDPAYTAANPTFKFFSGLVENTNFRPTTSDYSQVSNAIQVAMEAVMTGQQSPKDAAAAYDEAVTQVVGKENTVAAG; translated from the coding sequence ATGAAACGCACCCGCATCATCGCCGGACTCGCAGCTGTGGCCGTTGCCGCGGTCGGTCTGGCTGGCTGCTCGAGCTCGGGGTCCGCCTCGAGCGACACGATCAAGATCGCGTACCAGAAGTTCGGCGCCTTCCAGCAGCTCGACGCCCAGATGAAGGTCGTCAAGAAGCAGTACGAGAAGGACAACCCCGGCAAGAAGGTCACCCTCGTGCCCATCCAGGCGCAGGGCAACGACTACTACACGAAGCTCGCGCTCATGAACAAGGCGCCGGCCACCGCCCCGGACGTCATGTACGAGGACACGTTCCTCGTCAAGGCCGATGCCGAGGCGGGCTACCTGCTGCCACTCGACGAGTACACGGACAAGTGGGACGAGTGGGACCAGTTCTTCGACAACGCCAAGCAGGCCGGGCAGGGTGACGACGGCAAGATCTACGGCGTCCCGATGGGCACCGACACCCGAGCCCTCTGGTACAACAAGGACATCTTCAAGAAGGCCGGGCTCGACGTCCCGTGGAAGCCGAAGACGTGGGACGACGTGCTCGCGGCGGCGAAGACCATCAAGGACGAGCAGCCCGACGTCATCCCGTTCAACATCTACTCGGGCAAGGCGCAGGGCGAGGCCTCGACCATGCAGGGCTTCGAGATGCTCCTGTACGGTGCCGACGGCCCCGGCAACACCCTGTACAAGGACAAGAAGTGGGTCACCGGCTCGAAGCAGTTCGAGGACTCGCTCAAGTTCGTGAAGGACGTCTACCAGGGCGGCCTCGGCCCGACACCGCAGCAGGCGCTCGACACGAACGTCGGCACGACCATCGCCCAGACGTGGCTGCCGAAGGGCAAGCTCGCGATCGACCTCGATGGATCGTGGCAGTCCGGCACGTGGCTGAAGTCCGGCACCGCGCCGTGGCCCGAGTGGAACGACGTGATGGGGCAGGCACCGATGCCGACCCAGAACGGGCAGGCTCCCGGCTACAACTCGATGTCCGGTGGTTGGACCCTGGCGGTCGGCGCGAAGTCGAAGAACCCGCAGGCGGCGTTCGACTTCATCACGAGCTTCCTCGACAAGGACGGCTCACTGAAGTACGACACCGAGAACAGCCAGATCGCGGTCCGGAAGGACGTCGCGGACGACCCGGCCTACACGGCGGCGAACCCGACGTTCAAGTTCTTCTCGGGGCTGGTGGAGAACACCAACTTCCGCCCGACGACGAGTGACTACTCGCAGGTGTCCAACGCGATCCAGGTCGCGATGGAAGCGGTCATGACCGGTCAGCAGTCGCCGAAGGACGCGGCCGCCGCCTACGACGAGGCCGTCACCCAGGTGGTCGGCAAGGAGAACACCGTCGCCGCTGGTTGA
- a CDS encoding carbohydrate ABC transporter permease: MSSTPLAPTLSAPGAPKRTDPPVPRKRRPLRNVGRAVPLLPALVLLVIFLLGPVISSFYGSFTNSALTGASAADQQFVGFQNYVELFQDPDFPKSVILTVVFLLASAVVGQNVLGLGLALLMRSANKAVRAIVGTFVVAAWVLPEIVASFAAYAFFNDEGTLNTFLASIGITGANWLYTYPMLAVILANIWRGTAFSMLVYSAAVQEVPEEITESAEVDGATGWQRLVYITLPVIRRSISTNLMLTTLQTLSVFTLIFVMTGGGPGTNSSTLPILAYQEAFKFSQLGFGTAIATILLVVGAIFSIIYIRALKPEVD; this comes from the coding sequence GTGTCCAGCACCCCCCTCGCGCCGACGCTGTCGGCGCCCGGTGCGCCGAAGCGCACCGATCCACCCGTGCCGCGCAAGCGGCGACCACTGCGGAACGTCGGACGAGCGGTCCCGCTCCTGCCCGCCCTGGTCCTCCTCGTCATCTTCCTGCTCGGCCCCGTCATCTCGTCGTTCTACGGGTCGTTCACCAACTCGGCACTGACCGGTGCCAGCGCGGCCGACCAGCAGTTCGTCGGGTTCCAGAACTACGTCGAGCTGTTCCAGGACCCGGACTTCCCGAAGTCCGTCATCCTGACCGTCGTCTTCCTGCTGGCCTCGGCCGTGGTGGGACAGAACGTGCTCGGCCTCGGGCTGGCCCTGCTGATGCGTTCGGCGAACAAGGCGGTCCGGGCGATCGTCGGCACCTTCGTGGTGGCCGCGTGGGTCCTGCCGGAGATCGTGGCGTCGTTCGCGGCGTACGCGTTCTTCAACGACGAGGGGACGCTCAACACGTTCCTCGCGTCGATCGGGATCACCGGCGCGAACTGGCTCTACACGTACCCGATGCTCGCCGTGATCCTGGCCAACATCTGGCGCGGCACCGCGTTCTCGATGCTCGTCTACTCGGCCGCCGTGCAGGAGGTCCCCGAGGAGATCACCGAGTCCGCCGAGGTCGACGGAGCCACCGGCTGGCAGCGGCTCGTCTACATCACGCTCCCGGTGATCCGCCGGAGCATCTCGACGAACCTCATGCTCACGACGCTGCAGACCCTGTCGGTCTTCACGCTGATCTTCGTGATGACCGGCGGCGGCCCGGGCACGAACTCGTCGACCTTGCCGATCCTGGCGTACCAGGAGGCGTTCAAGTTCTCGCAGCTCGGCTTCGGGACGGCGATCGCGACCATCCTGCTCGTGGTGGGGGCGATCTTCTCGATCATCTACATCCGAGCCCTCAAGCCGGAGGTGGACTGA
- a CDS encoding histidine phosphatase family protein: MAVQEIWLVRHGESVANVAAARAEAAGDDVIDVEFRDADVPLSPLGTDQSRALGQELADRGIDDVPVALWVSPYLRAQQTIAIALEAAGLAEPEKRVDERLRDRELGVLDLLTLQGVRNRYPDEERRRQWLGKYYHRPAGGESWADVMLRLRSLLGDVDRLDGAERLVIAAHDAVVMLAVAVCLDLDEPALMEFARTHAVANASLTRLRRDDAGSPWVLEEFSSVGHLDDDEVTQHTGRKDDEHVR; this comes from the coding sequence ATGGCAGTGCAGGAGATCTGGCTCGTCCGTCACGGCGAATCGGTCGCGAACGTCGCAGCGGCCCGGGCCGAAGCCGCGGGCGACGACGTGATCGACGTCGAGTTCCGGGACGCCGACGTCCCCCTCAGCCCGCTCGGCACCGATCAGTCTCGAGCCCTCGGCCAGGAGCTCGCCGACCGCGGGATCGACGACGTCCCCGTCGCGTTGTGGGTGTCGCCGTACCTCCGTGCGCAGCAGACCATCGCGATCGCGCTCGAGGCAGCCGGCCTCGCCGAACCCGAGAAACGGGTGGACGAGCGCCTGCGCGACCGCGAACTCGGCGTCCTCGACCTGCTGACCCTGCAGGGCGTCCGCAACCGGTACCCGGACGAGGAACGCCGCCGGCAGTGGCTCGGCAAGTACTACCACCGGCCGGCGGGTGGGGAGTCGTGGGCCGACGTGATGCTCCGGCTCCGGTCGCTCCTCGGCGACGTCGATCGGCTCGACGGCGCCGAGCGCCTGGTGATCGCCGCGCACGATGCCGTGGTGATGCTCGCCGTCGCGGTGTGCCTCGACCTCGACGAGCCGGCGCTCATGGAGTTCGCCCGGACCCACGCGGTCGCGAACGCCTCCCTCACCCGCCTGCGTCGCGACGACGCCGGATCGCCGTGGGTGCTCGAGGAGTTCTCGTCGGTCGGGCACCTGGACGACGACGAGGTCACCCAGCACACCGGCCGGAAGGACGACGAACATGTCCGCTGA
- a CDS encoding NAD(P)H-hydrate dehydratase has product MSAEPVTPNFLRDWPLPEPGAGKYGRGQVLIVGGAARTPGAAMLSALAALRVGAGRLTLAVGRSVANEVAVAVPESGVEPLDEDQDGHIAVGAIEGIADSASSADAVLVGPGLDDPDGSRDLVAGLADVVGPQTTVVLDAFALGVAADVRDRLEPLRGRLVMTPNSGEAERLLGRECSDDDVADAVAIANRFGAVVALGDAIATPQGRAWLKGTGSGGLGTSGSGDVLSGAVTGLLARGADPAQAVAWASYVHAAAGDRLAVQVGPLGYLASELVTEIPRVLVELGA; this is encoded by the coding sequence ATGTCCGCTGAACCCGTCACCCCGAACTTCCTGCGGGACTGGCCACTGCCCGAGCCCGGTGCCGGCAAGTACGGCCGCGGGCAGGTGCTCATCGTCGGCGGCGCCGCTCGGACCCCTGGCGCGGCGATGCTCTCCGCGCTCGCCGCACTCCGGGTCGGCGCCGGTCGTCTCACGCTGGCGGTCGGCCGGAGCGTCGCGAACGAGGTCGCGGTCGCCGTACCCGAGTCCGGGGTCGAACCCCTCGACGAGGACCAGGACGGACACATCGCCGTCGGTGCGATCGAGGGCATCGCGGACAGCGCCTCGAGTGCCGACGCCGTGCTGGTGGGCCCGGGACTCGACGACCCGGACGGTTCGCGCGACCTCGTGGCCGGGCTCGCCGACGTCGTCGGTCCGCAGACCACCGTCGTGCTCGATGCCTTCGCCCTCGGGGTGGCCGCCGACGTGCGGGACCGCCTGGAACCGCTGCGCGGACGGCTCGTGATGACCCCGAACTCCGGCGAAGCCGAACGCCTGCTCGGGCGGGAGTGCAGCGACGACGACGTGGCCGACGCCGTGGCGATCGCGAACCGCTTCGGAGCGGTCGTGGCCCTCGGTGACGCCATCGCCACACCGCAGGGTCGGGCGTGGCTCAAGGGCACCGGTTCCGGTGGTCTCGGCACGAGCGGCAGTGGCGACGTGCTGTCCGGTGCGGTCACGGGCCTGCTCGCCCGCGGCGCTGATCCGGCACAAGCCGTGGCGTGGGCGTCCTACGTGCACGCTGCCGCAGGCGACCGACTCGCGGTGCAGGTCGGGCCGCTCGGGTACCTGGCGAGCGAACTCGTGACCGAGATCCCGCGGGTCCTGGTCGAGCTCGGGGCCTGA
- a CDS encoding PhzF family phenazine biosynthesis protein — protein MQHEILRYTAFAAEPGGGNPAGLVLDAAGLSDDQMLAIARQVGYPETAFVVGATSTGPRVRYFSPSAEVPFCGHATVALAVALAEREGAGRRVFTTLAGEVAHDATVGADGAVQVAMTSVEPATRDLDPALLARLFDLLGLEAADIAPGFPVLESFAGNWHPVLVLHDRELFHQFRFAPDPLAELKREAGWAGTVTVLHRTGDREYEARNLFPAGRITEDPATGSAAASTGAYLRRIGAAQPGDRITIRQGRHVGRPSLLLVDVPEAGGITVTGSATPIS, from the coding sequence ATGCAGCACGAGATCCTCCGGTACACCGCCTTCGCCGCCGAGCCGGGCGGAGGCAACCCCGCCGGGCTCGTGCTCGACGCGGCCGGGCTGTCCGACGACCAGATGCTCGCGATCGCCCGACAGGTCGGGTACCCCGAGACCGCCTTCGTCGTGGGCGCCACGTCGACCGGGCCGCGGGTCCGCTACTTCTCGCCGAGCGCCGAGGTCCCGTTCTGCGGGCACGCCACCGTCGCACTGGCCGTCGCGTTGGCCGAGCGGGAAGGAGCGGGCCGCCGGGTGTTCACGACCCTGGCCGGCGAAGTCGCCCACGACGCGACCGTCGGTGCGGACGGCGCGGTGCAGGTCGCGATGACGAGCGTCGAGCCGGCGACGCGGGACCTCGACCCGGCCCTGCTGGCGCGGCTGTTCGACCTGCTCGGACTCGAGGCAGCCGACATCGCTCCGGGGTTCCCCGTGCTGGAGTCCTTCGCCGGCAACTGGCACCCGGTCCTCGTGCTGCACGACCGCGAGCTGTTCCACCAGTTCCGGTTCGCGCCGGACCCCCTCGCCGAGCTGAAGCGCGAGGCGGGCTGGGCGGGGACCGTCACGGTGCTGCACCGCACCGGCGACCGGGAGTACGAGGCGCGCAACCTGTTCCCCGCCGGGCGCATCACCGAGGACCCGGCGACCGGGTCGGCTGCGGCGTCCACCGGGGCGTACCTGCGGCGGATCGGGGCAGCGCAGCCGGGTGACCGCATCACGATCCGGCAGGGGCGGCACGTCGGGCGTCCGAGTCTGCTGCTCGTGGACGTGCCCGAGGCCGGCGGGATCACGGTGACGGGGAGCGCGACCCCGATCTCCTGA
- a CDS encoding carbohydrate ABC transporter permease gives MTAPSLDQTTTRSVTAPGSMHMTSPRGRIMRWVSNVVLLVIAVCFAVPLLWLVLASFDTQASLSVKLPSQFTLDNFAKVLTPELSFIPLANSLLLSGGTAVVTVVFALLAAYPLSRYKMRVNKPFLYSILFGTGLPITAMMVPVYALFVSLNLIDNVWGCIFFLAATSLPMAIWMAKNFMDSVPISLEEAAWTDGASMLTTLTRIVIPLMRPGIAVVFIFVFIQAWGNFFVPFVLLLSPEKVPAAVSIFNFFGQNGAVAYGQLAAFSIVYSVPVIALYVIVSRGLGGGNALAGGIKG, from the coding sequence ATGACAGCCCCGTCCCTCGACCAGACCACCACCCGCTCGGTGACCGCACCGGGGTCGATGCACATGACGTCACCGCGCGGCCGCATCATGCGGTGGGTGTCGAACGTCGTGCTGCTCGTCATCGCGGTGTGCTTCGCGGTGCCGCTGCTCTGGCTCGTGCTCGCCTCGTTCGACACCCAGGCGTCGCTGTCGGTGAAGCTGCCCTCGCAGTTCACCCTCGACAACTTCGCGAAGGTGCTCACCCCCGAGCTGTCGTTCATCCCGCTCGCGAACAGCCTGCTGCTCTCCGGCGGCACCGCGGTCGTCACCGTGGTGTTCGCACTGCTCGCCGCGTACCCGCTGTCCCGGTACAAGATGCGCGTCAACAAGCCGTTCCTGTACAGCATCCTGTTCGGCACCGGTCTGCCGATCACCGCGATGATGGTGCCCGTCTACGCGCTGTTCGTGTCGCTCAACCTGATCGACAACGTGTGGGGCTGCATCTTCTTCCTCGCCGCCACGTCGCTGCCGATGGCGATCTGGATGGCGAAGAACTTCATGGACTCGGTGCCGATCTCGCTCGAAGAGGCGGCGTGGACCGACGGCGCCTCGATGCTCACCACCCTGACCCGCATCGTGATCCCGCTCATGCGTCCGGGCATCGCGGTCGTCTTCATCTTCGTGTTCATCCAGGCGTGGGGGAACTTCTTCGTCCCGTTCGTCCTGCTGCTCTCGCCCGAGAAGGTGCCCGCCGCGGTGAGCATCTTCAACTTCTTCGGGCAGAACGGGGCGGTGGCGTACGGCCAGCTCGCCGCGTTCTCGATCGTCTACTCCGTGCCCGTCATCGCCCTCTACGTGATCGTGTCCCGAGGCCTCGGCGGCGGCAACGCCCTCGCCGGCGGCATCAAGGGCTGA
- a CDS encoding ABC transporter substrate-binding protein — protein sequence MQHKRTLAGIALAAAAIVTLAGCSATSSATAGSDGDADWKTATSAESAGGMDALVTAAKAEGQLNVIALPPSWANYGKIIDGFTEKYGIKINSANPNGSSADEVAAVKSQKGQSTAPDVLDLGNAVLQENLDLLTDYKVANWDDIPADLKEQDGAWTRDYTGLMSIGYDSSKISDAPKDLQDLLGSEYKGKVSIAGDPTQANQAASAVYLAALENGGSADDITKGVDYFGDLKKAGNFQNVLPTQATVASGETPVVIQWSYNNLAWGPAAGASGNKDWKTVVPKGQALGSYYSQAISKDAPHPAAARLWQEYIASPEAQNLYLQAGAFPATLSAMEKSGKVDQDALDAAGGAPKDYVELTDAQVADAAKVLKAKWSSTMGS from the coding sequence GTGCAGCACAAGCGCACCCTGGCCGGCATCGCCCTGGCCGCCGCAGCGATCGTCACCCTCGCCGGATGCTCGGCGACGAGCTCCGCGACCGCCGGCTCCGACGGCGACGCCGACTGGAAGACCGCCACCAGCGCCGAGTCCGCCGGCGGCATGGACGCCCTCGTCACGGCCGCCAAGGCCGAGGGCCAGTTGAACGTCATCGCGCTGCCGCCGTCGTGGGCCAACTACGGCAAGATCATCGACGGCTTCACCGAGAAGTACGGCATCAAGATCAACTCCGCGAACCCGAACGGCTCGAGCGCCGACGAGGTCGCCGCCGTGAAGTCGCAGAAGGGCCAGTCCACCGCGCCCGACGTGCTCGACCTCGGCAACGCGGTGCTGCAGGAGAACCTCGACCTGCTCACCGACTACAAGGTCGCGAACTGGGACGACATCCCCGCCGACCTGAAGGAGCAGGACGGCGCGTGGACGCGCGACTACACCGGCCTGATGTCGATCGGGTACGACTCGTCGAAGATCTCCGACGCCCCGAAGGACCTGCAGGACCTGCTCGGCAGCGAGTACAAGGGCAAGGTCTCGATCGCGGGTGACCCGACGCAGGCCAACCAGGCAGCATCGGCCGTGTACCTGGCGGCGCTCGAGAACGGCGGCTCGGCGGACGACATCACGAAGGGCGTCGACTACTTCGGCGACCTCAAGAAGGCCGGCAACTTCCAGAACGTGCTGCCGACGCAGGCCACGGTCGCCTCGGGCGAGACCCCGGTCGTCATCCAGTGGTCGTACAACAACCTGGCGTGGGGACCGGCAGCGGGCGCGAGTGGCAACAAGGACTGGAAGACCGTCGTCCCGAAGGGCCAGGCGCTCGGTTCGTACTACTCGCAGGCCATCTCCAAGGACGCGCCGCACCCCGCGGCGGCCCGCCTGTGGCAGGAGTACATCGCCAGCCCGGAGGCCCAGAACCTGTACCTGCAGGCCGGCGCCTTCCCCGCGACCCTGTCGGCGATGGAGAAGTCCGGCAAGGTCGACCAGGACGCCCTCGACGCCGCCGGCGGTGCGCCGAAGGACTACGTCGAGCTGACCGACGCGCAGGTCGCCGACGCCGCGAAGGTGCTCAAGGCCAAGTGGTCCTCGACGATGGGGTCCTGA
- a CDS encoding alpha-mannosidase, translating to MHQDEPLVEARIARLVRDRVDPAVLRRSAPVTIEAWEVPGEPVPFDAAVGETYTPFTVGSHWGGRPWGTTWFRVTGTVPADFGTAPGTTAELLVDLGFTKRQPGFQAEGLAFRADGSTIKAIEPRNDTVPLEVGPGESFELWIEAGANPDIGGDSFQGATPLGSRSTAGDDPIYRLKAVEVVERDDTVWELQQDLWVLRGLMAELPTDGTRGADILRALERAADALDPDDVAGTAADARQVLAPVLAVPASPAAHRAIAVGHAHIDSAWLWPVRETKRKCARTFSNVLDLMDRDPDFTFACSSAQQYAWIRDEYPEVFARIKQRVAEGRWIPVGGMWVESDTNLPGGEALARQFVAGKRFFLEEFGIDTPEAWLPDSFGYSGALPQIVRAAGSKWFVTQKPSWNETNVIPHTSFHWEGIDGSRVLTHLPPADTYNSDVSPADLRRGERNNKERGTANTSMLLYGFGDGGGGPTREMVGAAHRQHDLDGSPHVTLGTPAQVFEQLEAELPTPGVWSGEMYLEFHRGTYTSQIRTKQGNRRSEHLLREAELWAATAAVRLGSEYPYAELEDAWHTVLLQQFHDILPGSSIAWVYENAEEQYARVAEVLEGLIGSATTALAAGGSGTGTGAVAGTAGDAASVVRFNASPVAAGDVTALAGSVVHAPRPVPPVRSGDRFVFDTGVVTATIDAAGHVVSFVDHATGRDAIAPGAAAAEYTVFRDTPNQWEAWDIDRAYQRNGTVLSASSVAIAGDELVVERSFGSSTLTTRYSAVQGEPELSVETEVDWHEHQKLLKLAFPIDVLASSASSEIQFGHIDRPTHQNTSWDHARFETAAHRWVHVAEPGFGVAVANDSTYGHDITRETRPDGGITTLVRESLLRGPTFPDPNADQGHHVFRTVLRIGASVLDAADSGYRLNLPVRSVPGSAEVAPLVTVSSPQVFVEAVKLAEDRSGDVVVRLYEGLGGRATDVGVSFGFDAASVSQVDLLERPLERSWSAGEPVVLTLRPFEIVTLRVRRA from the coding sequence ATGCACCAGGACGAACCGCTCGTCGAGGCCCGGATCGCCCGCCTCGTGCGCGACCGCGTCGACCCCGCCGTCCTCCGTCGCTCGGCGCCGGTGACGATCGAGGCGTGGGAGGTGCCGGGCGAACCGGTGCCGTTCGACGCCGCCGTGGGCGAGACGTACACACCGTTCACGGTGGGGTCGCACTGGGGCGGACGCCCGTGGGGCACGACGTGGTTCCGGGTGACCGGTACCGTGCCGGCGGACTTCGGCACCGCGCCGGGGACCACCGCCGAGCTCCTCGTCGACCTGGGGTTCACCAAGCGGCAGCCCGGGTTCCAGGCCGAGGGACTCGCGTTCCGCGCCGACGGCTCCACGATCAAGGCGATCGAGCCGCGGAACGACACCGTGCCGCTCGAGGTCGGCCCGGGGGAGTCCTTCGAGCTCTGGATCGAGGCCGGGGCGAACCCGGACATCGGCGGCGACTCGTTCCAGGGTGCGACGCCGCTCGGCTCGCGCTCCACCGCCGGCGACGACCCGATCTACCGGCTGAAGGCCGTGGAGGTCGTCGAGCGCGACGACACCGTGTGGGAACTGCAGCAGGATCTCTGGGTGCTGCGCGGGCTCATGGCCGAGCTCCCGACCGACGGCACCCGCGGCGCCGACATCCTGCGGGCGCTCGAACGGGCCGCCGACGCCCTGGACCCGGACGACGTCGCCGGCACCGCCGCGGATGCCCGGCAGGTCCTGGCGCCCGTGCTCGCCGTCCCCGCCAGCCCCGCCGCCCACCGTGCGATCGCCGTCGGGCACGCCCACATCGACTCCGCCTGGCTGTGGCCCGTGCGCGAGACGAAGCGCAAGTGCGCGCGGACGTTCTCGAACGTGCTCGACCTGATGGACCGCGACCCCGACTTCACCTTCGCCTGCTCGTCCGCGCAGCAGTACGCCTGGATCCGCGACGAGTACCCCGAGGTCTTCGCCCGCATCAAGCAGCGGGTCGCCGAGGGCCGGTGGATCCCGGTCGGCGGGATGTGGGTCGAGTCGGACACCAATCTGCCCGGCGGTGAGGCCCTGGCCCGCCAGTTCGTCGCCGGCAAGCGCTTCTTCCTCGAGGAGTTCGGCATCGACACCCCCGAGGCCTGGCTCCCCGACTCGTTCGGCTACTCGGGCGCCCTGCCGCAGATCGTCCGCGCCGCCGGGTCGAAGTGGTTCGTCACCCAGAAGCCGTCGTGGAACGAGACGAACGTCATCCCGCACACCTCGTTCCACTGGGAGGGCATCGACGGCTCGCGCGTCCTGACGCACCTGCCCCCGGCCGACACCTACAACTCCGACGTCTCACCAGCCGACCTGCGCCGCGGCGAACGGAACAACAAGGAACGCGGCACCGCGAACACCTCGATGCTGCTCTACGGCTTCGGCGACGGCGGTGGCGGTCCCACCCGCGAGATGGTCGGCGCGGCACACCGCCAGCACGACCTCGACGGGTCGCCCCACGTCACGCTCGGCACGCCGGCGCAGGTGTTCGAGCAGCTCGAAGCCGAGCTGCCGACACCGGGGGTCTGGTCGGGGGAGATGTACCTCGAGTTCCACCGCGGCACCTACACGTCGCAGATCCGTACGAAGCAGGGCAACCGCCGTTCCGAGCACCTGCTCCGCGAAGCCGAGCTCTGGGCGGCGACGGCGGCCGTCCGGCTCGGGAGCGAGTACCCGTACGCCGAGCTCGAGGACGCCTGGCACACCGTCCTGCTCCAGCAGTTCCACGACATCCTGCCGGGGTCCTCGATCGCGTGGGTGTACGAGAACGCCGAGGAGCAGTACGCCCGGGTCGCCGAGGTGCTCGAGGGGCTGATCGGCAGTGCGACGACGGCGCTCGCCGCAGGCGGGAGCGGAACCGGAACCGGTGCCGTCGCCGGCACCGCCGGCGACGCCGCGTCGGTCGTGCGCTTCAACGCCTCGCCGGTCGCGGCAGGGGACGTGACCGCCCTGGCAGGTTCGGTCGTCCACGCGCCGCGACCCGTGCCTCCCGTCCGGAGCGGCGACCGCTTCGTCTTCGACACCGGCGTCGTCACCGCGACCATCGACGCCGCCGGCCACGTCGTCTCGTTCGTCGACCACGCCACCGGACGCGACGCGATCGCGCCCGGCGCCGCTGCGGCGGAGTACACGGTGTTCCGGGACACCCCGAACCAGTGGGAGGCGTGGGACATCGACCGCGCCTACCAGCGCAACGGCACGGTGCTGTCGGCGTCGTCGGTCGCGATCGCAGGCGACGAGCTCGTGGTGGAACGGTCCTTCGGATCGTCGACGCTCACCACGCGCTACTCCGCCGTGCAGGGCGAACCGGAGCTGAGCGTCGAGACCGAGGTCGACTGGCACGAGCACCAGAAGCTGCTGAAGCTCGCGTTCCCGATCGACGTGCTCGCGTCGTCGGCCTCGAGCGAGATCCAGTTCGGGCACATCGACCGGCCGACGCACCAGAACACCTCGTGGGACCACGCCCGCTTCGAGACCGCGGCACACCGATGGGTGCACGTCGCGGAGCCCGGGTTCGGCGTCGCCGTGGCGAACGACTCGACCTACGGCCACGACATCACGCGCGAGACCCGGCCGGACGGTGGGATCACCACGCTCGTGCGGGAGTCGCTGCTGCGCGGGCCGACGTTCCCGGACCCGAACGCCGACCAGGGGCACCACGTGTTCCGGACGGTGCTGCGGATCGGGGCCTCGGTGCTCGACGCCGCCGACTCCGGGTACCGGCTGAACCTGCCGGTGCGGAGCGTCCCCGGGTCAGCCGAGGTCGCACCACTCGTCACGGTGTCGTCGCCGCAGGTGTTCGTCGAGGCCGTCAAGCTCGCCGAGGACCGCTCCGGAGACGTCGTCGTGCGACTGTACGAGGGGCTCGGCGGCCGGGCGACGGACGTCGGGGTCTCCTTCGGGTTCGACGCTGCATCGGTGTCGCAGGTCGACCTGCTCGAGCGGCCGCTGGAGCGCTCGTGGTCGGCCGGGGAGCCGGTCGTGCTGACCCTGCGTCCGTTCGAGATCGTGACGCTGCGCGTGCGTCGGGCCTGA